The sequence below is a genomic window from Polaribacter vadi.
TTAAAGATATTTTACCTCCTAATCTTTCTATAATAGATTTTACGGTTGCTAACCCAATTCCTGTATTCTCATTATTTGAATTTTCTAAAGTTTCGAACATATCAAAAACTTTTTCCCAATAAGACTCTTCAATTCCTGGACCATTATCTCTATAAATAAAGTGATAAAACTCTTTGTCCTTTTTAAAATCAACTTCAATAAAAACTTTTTCTTTATTAGAAAACTTTCTAGAATTTGAAATTAAATTCTGAAAAATTTGTACAAACCCTATTTTAGAGCTATTAATATGAATATTTAAGTTTTTAGAATTTAAAACTATTTTGTGATCAAAATCTATATTGCTTAAAATACTTTTTAAAATGACTTCTAAATTAAAGTCTTCATAAATTATATTTTCTGTATTTACTTTTGAATACTCCAATATTTCATCGATTAAAGTACTCATATACCCCATTCTTTTGGTTATTAAGTCAATATAACTTTCTGCTTCAGTATTTTTGAATAATTTACTATGGTCTTCTTTTAGAACATTTAGTAGAAAATTAACACCACTTATAGGTGATTTCAAATCGTGTGTTAATCTAAATGCAAAGCTATTTAATTGCTCATTTAATTGCGTTACTTTATTATTTACACTCTTAAGTTCTTCGTTCTTTTTTCTTAATTCTAACAAACCAACAACTTGATTTGCTAATAGTTTTAAAGATTCTTGCTGGCTTTCATTAAGATCATTTGGTTTGTTATCTATTACACAAAGTGTTCCTAAAGCTAATCCATCTGAAGTATTTAAAGGTGCTCCTGCATAAAAGATAACATGAGGATTTTCTGTGGTTAAAGGATTGTCATGAAATCTTTCGTCTTTAGTTGCATCATTTATAATAAATAATTCATCAGGATTTAAAATACTATGAGCGCAAAAAGCTAATTCTCTTGGAGTTTCTCTAGCTTCTAAACCATGATTAGATTTAAACCATTGCCTATCCTTATCAATTAAAGAAATTAACGCTATTGGAGTATTACAAATGCTAGAAGCTATTTTGGCAATGGCATCATAATCTTCTTCTGGTAAGGTGTCTAAAATTTTATAGGAATCTAAAATTTTTAATCTTTCTTCTTCATTTTCAAGAATTTCTGCAGACTTCATTATTTTAAATTTTGGGGATTAAATTTTTAAATATAGATAAAACTATATACAATGTAATAATTATTGGAATAGATAAATAGTTAATTAACAAAATTAACGTTAACGATATTACTAAAAACAAATATATAATCCAGTTTTTTTTAAAAGATGAGTCTTTAAATTTTAAGGAAAATAATGGCAATTCTGCATTCATTAAATACGTTAAAACTAAAGTTACCCCAATTAAAAAATAATTATTGCTAATTAAATTCTGAACAAATTCTATCTCAGAATATTCTTGGATTAAAGGTAAAGAAATTACAAATAAACACATTGCTGGTGTTGGCAAACCTATAAAAGAGTCTGTTTGTCTCGTATCTAAATTAAATTTTGCGAGTCTATAACAAGCTCCTAAAGTTAAAATTAATCCAATAAGTGAAATGTCTAAGATTGAATCTTCAAAAGAATTAGGAGAATCAAATAAATCATATTGTATTAACTTAAACATTACAATTCCTGGCACAACACCACTTGTAACCATATCTGCTAAAGAATCTAACTGTGTTCCTAAATCTCCAGAAACCTTTAACAAACGTGCTACAAAACCATCTAAAAAGTCAAATAAAATTCCTATAACAACAAATAAAGCTGCTCCAGTAAAATTACTTTCTACTGCAAAAATGGCAGCAATTGTTCCGCAAAAAAGGTTTCCAAGCGTTAATAAATTAGGAATATGTTTTTTAATTTTCATGTGGTTTCAATTTTAAAGCTAAAATAAGAAATCAAATTTAGCCAGTTTTTATTTATTGTTAAAATTTCGTCATATTTGCATAAATAATAAATGTTATGCCTGTTTTTACTTCGGATTTTTTACCAACAATACCTTTTAGAAATGGTCATTTTAACACTATGTACAGACCTCTTTTTATGAAGGACAAAGCTACCTATAAAAGAGAAAGAATTACAACTTGGGATCATGATTTTATAGATTTAGATTTTTCTTTTGTAGGTTCAGAAACCTTGGTTTTATTAATTCATGGCTTAGAAGGTAGTTCAGATTCAAAATACATAGCATCCAACACAAATCACTTAAATAAAAAAGGATTAGATACTGTTTGTTTTAATTTAAGAGGTTGTTCTGGAGAAGATAATTTGCTTTTGACAACGTATCATAGTGGAAAAACGGAGGATGTAGATTTTGTAGTCCAACATCTTTTAAAAAAATATACTTATAAAAATATTGTAATTGTTGGTTTTAGTTTAGGTGGCAATTTAACGTTGAAATATTTAGGTGAAAAAGGAGCTAATATTTCGCCTATTATTAAAGGTGGTATTGCAACTTCTGTACCTATTGATATTGCAAGTGCAGAAGTAGAAATGGAAAAACTAAAAAACAAGTTGTATATGGAAATGTTTTTTAAAACGATGAAAAATAAAATTTTAGAAAAAGCACATAAGTTTCCTGAATATAAACTAGATAAAGATAAGTTGTTTAAAGCAACAAAATTTAAACATTTAGAATACTTATATAGTGTGCCAGTTTTTGGTTTTGAAAGTCCAGAAGATTATTGGAAAAAAGCAAGTTCTAAGCCTTATTTATCTAAAATTAAAAAACCTACTTTATTAATTAATGCAAAAGATGATACATTTTTATCAAGAGAATGTTTTCCTTTTGATGAAGCAGAAAACTCCGAGTTTTTCTTTTTCGAAGAAACAAAATTTGGAGGTCATGTTGGTTTTATGACGTCTTTTAAACCGAATGAAAATAGATGGTTAGAACACAGAATATCACGTTTTATCAAAGAAAATATTCAGATTGATACTTTGTAAACAATATCCAAAGAAAACGACAGTTATTTTAGTAGGTTTTAAGATATTTGTATTGATAAATTTAGCGACTATTGAAATATAAAATTTTACTTTTTTTATTCATTTTTCCATTCTTTTTAAATGCACAAGCGTTTAGAAATTATTCCAATGAATTTTTAAATATTGGGGTTGATGCTGCTGCTTTAGGAAGAAGTAAAGCTGTTGTTGCAACTACGAATAATGTTAATTCAACTTACTGGAATCCAGCAGGTTTAGTTGGTATAGAAGATTATCAAGGATCTTTAATGTACGCCTCTTATTTTGCAGGTATTGCCAATTATAATCATGCTGCTTTTGCAATGCCAATTGATGCTGAAAGTGCTTTAGGAATCTCTGTAATTCGTTTTGGGGTAGATGATATTTTAAACACTACAGAATTAATTGACAGTGATGGAAATATCGATTTTAATAGAATAAGTCTTTTTTCTGCTGCAGATTACGCTTTTAATGTTGCGTATGCTCGAAATTTAATTTTTAAAGATGTTAAATTTGGGGTAAATGCAAAAATTGTAAGAAGAATTATTGGGCAATTTGCCTCTTCTTGGGGTTTTGGTTTTGATGCAGGTATTCAGTTTGAAAGAAATAATTGGAAATTTGGATTGATGGCTAGAGATATTACTACAACTTTTAATAGTTGGGCAATTAACGAAGAGGAATTTGAGAAAATTAGAGATGCAATTCCTGGACAAAATCAAGAATTGCCAGAAACTACAGAAATTACAAAGCCAAAATTACAATTAGGAGTTGCCAAAGATTTTAGAGTTGGACGTTATTTTAACTTACAAACAGAAGTAAATTTGAACATTCGTTTTGAACAATCTAATGATATTTTTTCATCTGAATTTGCAAGTATAGATCCTGCTGTTGGTTTCGAATTAGATTATGATAAATTGGTTTATTTGCGTTTAGGAGTTGGTAATTTTCAATACATCACAGAATTTGACAATGGAAAAGCCCTTTCTGTACAACCCAATTTTGGAGTTGGTTTTAATTATAGAGGCATTCAAATAGATTATGCTTTAACCAATATTGGTAGTGTTGGCAATGCTTTATTCTCAAATATTTTTTCAATTACATTCGATTATAGTTTTTTTAGACCTTAACCAAAATGCAAATAAAACACCTATTTTTCCTCTTTTTTTTAGGGTTGATAAAACCCGTTCATGCACAAGTTCAACTTTCTGTTTACTCAGAAGTTAGTATTGTAACTGCTGGTCCAGGAACAGAATTATATGAAGCTTTTGGACATTCAGCCATTAGAATTAAAGATCCAGTTTTACAATTAGATTTGATTTATAATTATGGAATGTTCGATTTTGATCAACCAAATTTTTACTCAAATTTTACAAAAGGTAAATTACTCTACAAATTAGCTAGGTATGATTTTAAGTATTTTTTAGCGAGCAACAAAAGAGACAAACGTTGGGTAAAACAGCAAGTATTAAACTTAGATCAACAACAAAAACAAGCTTATTTTATCTATTTAGAAAAAAATGCATTGTCTGAAAATGCCACTTATTTTTATGATCCTTATTTTAATAATTGTGCCACTAAATTAAGAGATATTACTGCAGAAATTTTAGGAAATAAAGTTGATTTTAAAGCTGGTAATGTAGAAGAAAATAAATCTTTTAGGCAATTAATGAACAAAGAAATCCCTTGGAATACTTGGGGGAGTTTTGGAATTAATTTGGCTTTAGGTAGTAAATTAGATACAAAAAGAGAATTTAAAAACTACATGTATTTACCTGATTATGTGCATACTATTTTTAAAAACAGTATCGTTACAATCAGAAATCAACCTGAAAATTTAGTAAAAAGAGAAGATATTTTATTAGATTTTAAAGAATTAGAGCAAGAAATACCAATATTTAATCCGTTTTTAGTTTTTAGTGTTATCTCTTTATTTGGACTTTTTATAACCTACAAAGATTTCAAGAATAAAAAGAGAACAAAATGGCTCGATTTCACGTTACTTTTTAGCACTGGAATTCTAGGTGTTTTAATAGTTTTTCTTTGGTTTTTCACAAACCACTCTACAACTCCAAACAACTATAATTTTTTATGGGCATTTGCTCCCAATTTACTGATTGCGTTTTTAGTTTTGAAAAATCAACCTAAAAAATGGTTGC
It includes:
- a CDS encoding sensor histidine kinase, with protein sequence MKSAEILENEEERLKILDSYKILDTLPEEDYDAIAKIASSICNTPIALISLIDKDRQWFKSNHGLEARETPRELAFCAHSILNPDELFIINDATKDERFHDNPLTTENPHVIFYAGAPLNTSDGLALGTLCVIDNKPNDLNESQQESLKLLANQVVGLLELRKKNEELKSVNNKVTQLNEQLNSFAFRLTHDLKSPISGVNFLLNVLKEDHSKLFKNTEAESYIDLITKRMGYMSTLIDEILEYSKVNTENIIYEDFNLEVILKSILSNIDFDHKIVLNSKNLNIHINSSKIGFVQIFQNLISNSRKFSNKEKVFIEVDFKKDKEFYHFIYRDNGPGIEESYWEKVFDMFETLENSNNENTGIGLATVKSIIERLGGKISLNSRDDGKEGVCFHFCISKKEILEA
- a CDS encoding CDP-alcohol phosphatidyltransferase family protein, which translates into the protein MKIKKHIPNLLTLGNLFCGTIAAIFAVESNFTGAALFVVIGILFDFLDGFVARLLKVSGDLGTQLDSLADMVTSGVVPGIVMFKLIQYDLFDSPNSFEDSILDISLIGLILTLGACYRLAKFNLDTRQTDSFIGLPTPAMCLFVISLPLIQEYSEIEFVQNLISNNYFLIGVTLVLTYLMNAELPLFSLKFKDSSFKKNWIIYLFLVISLTLILLINYLSIPIIITLYIVLSIFKNLIPKI
- a CDS encoding YheT family hydrolase, yielding MPVFTSDFLPTIPFRNGHFNTMYRPLFMKDKATYKRERITTWDHDFIDLDFSFVGSETLVLLIHGLEGSSDSKYIASNTNHLNKKGLDTVCFNLRGCSGEDNLLLTTYHSGKTEDVDFVVQHLLKKYTYKNIVIVGFSLGGNLTLKYLGEKGANISPIIKGGIATSVPIDIASAEVEMEKLKNKLYMEMFFKTMKNKILEKAHKFPEYKLDKDKLFKATKFKHLEYLYSVPVFGFESPEDYWKKASSKPYLSKIKKPTLLINAKDDTFLSRECFPFDEAENSEFFFFEETKFGGHVGFMTSFKPNENRWLEHRISRFIKENIQIDTL
- a CDS encoding PorV/PorQ family protein; translated protein: MKYKILLFLFIFPFFLNAQAFRNYSNEFLNIGVDAAALGRSKAVVATTNNVNSTYWNPAGLVGIEDYQGSLMYASYFAGIANYNHAAFAMPIDAESALGISVIRFGVDDILNTTELIDSDGNIDFNRISLFSAADYAFNVAYARNLIFKDVKFGVNAKIVRRIIGQFASSWGFGFDAGIQFERNNWKFGLMARDITTTFNSWAINEEEFEKIRDAIPGQNQELPETTEITKPKLQLGVAKDFRVGRYFNLQTEVNLNIRFEQSNDIFSSEFASIDPAVGFELDYDKLVYLRLGVGNFQYITEFDNGKALSVQPNFGVGFNYRGIQIDYALTNIGSVGNALFSNIFSITFDYSFFRP
- a CDS encoding lipoprotein N-acyltransferase Lnb domain-containing protein, with amino-acid sequence MQIKHLFFLFFLGLIKPVHAQVQLSVYSEVSIVTAGPGTELYEAFGHSAIRIKDPVLQLDLIYNYGMFDFDQPNFYSNFTKGKLLYKLARYDFKYFLASNKRDKRWVKQQVLNLDQQQKQAYFIYLEKNALSENATYFYDPYFNNCATKLRDITAEILGNKVDFKAGNVEENKSFRQLMNKEIPWNTWGSFGINLALGSKLDTKREFKNYMYLPDYVHTIFKNSIVTIRNQPENLVKREDILLDFKELEQEIPIFNPFLVFSVISLFGLFITYKDFKNKKRTKWLDFTLLFSTGILGVLIVFLWFFTNHSTTPNNYNFLWAFAPNLLIAFLVLKNQPKKWLHFYFKFLLILLILIPVLWILEIQLFPTSIISLLILLCVRYLFLSINLKTM